In Catharus ustulatus isolate bCatUst1 chromosome 28, bCatUst1.pri.v2, whole genome shotgun sequence, one DNA window encodes the following:
- the SCN3B gene encoding sodium channel subunit beta-3 gives MAALPRLLCASALALLLWAGLCSSVCVEVPSETEAVQGTDMKLLCISCMKREEVTASTVVEWFYKPPEGGKDEPIYEHRKSIHEFPSRFSGRIQWNGSKDMQDVSITVLNVTLNDSGVYTCNITREFEFEIHRPLFQSSRKIHLTVVEEAGEDFTSVISEIMMYILLVFLTLWLLIEMVYCYRKVSKAEEAAQENATDYLAIPSENKENCAVPVEE, from the exons ATGGCTGCGCTGCCGCGGCTGCTCTGCGCGTCCGCGCTcgccctgctgctctggg cTGGACTTTGCTCCTCGGTGTGTGTGGAAGTTCCATCTGAGACAGAGGctgtgcaagggacagacaTGAAGCTGCTCTGCATCTCCTGCATGAAGAGGGAAGAGGTGACGGCCAGCACGGTGGTGGAATGGTTCTACAAACCCCCCGAGGGGGGAAAGGATGAGCCT ATCTACGAGCACAGGAAATCCATCCACGAGTTCCCAAGCCGCTTCAGTGGGCGGATCCAGTGGAATGGGAGCAAAGACATGCAGGATGTTTCCATCACCGTGCTGAACGTCACCCTCAACGACTCGGGCGTCTACACCTGCAACATCACCCGCGAGTTCGAGTTCGAGATCCACCGGCCCCTcttccagagctccaggaagaTCCACCTCACCGTGGTGGAGGAGG CTGGAGAAGACTTCACCTCTGTCATCTCAGAAATTATGATGTACATCCTGCTGGTCTTCCTCACGCTCTGGCTGCTGATTGAAATGGTCTATTGCTACAGGAAGGTCTCCAAGGCAGAGGAGGCTGCCCAGGAAAACGC